The following proteins are encoded in a genomic region of Sebastes fasciatus isolate fSebFas1 chromosome 14, fSebFas1.pri, whole genome shotgun sequence:
- the upp2 gene encoding uridine phosphorylase 2: MAPILLNCLGSEHKEYIKQHVQVKNPYLDSMEEDILYHFSLGTKTHNLPEMFGDIKFVCVGGSANRMKAFAQFIHQELELPGNPEEVRDICEGTDRYCMYKVGPVLSMSHGMGVPSISIMLHELIKLLHHAQCRDVILFRLGTSGGVGLAPGTVVVTDKAVDYSFRPQFEQVVLGKVITRSTELDEGVANELLQCSTELQNIPTVIGNTMCTHDFYEGQGRLDGALCSFSHEEKLEYLRKAHDAGVRNIEMESTVFAAMCRVCGLKAAVICVALLNRFDGDQITASHDVLMDYQQRPQVLVSHFIKKRLGHIV; encoded by the exons ATGGCGCCAATTTTACTCAACTGTTTGGGGAGTGAACACAAGGAGTACATCAA ACAACACGTCCAAGTGAAAAATCCCTACTTGGACTCCATGGAGGAGGATATTCTTTACCACTTCAGCTTGGGCACCAAGACTCACAACCTTCCAGAAATGTTTGGAGATATCAAG tttgtgtgtgttggaggcAGCGCAAATCGAATGAAGGCTTTCGCCCAGTTCATCCACCAGGAGCTGGAGCTGCCTGGAAACCCTGAGGAAGTTCGAGATATCTGTGAGGGAACTGACCGCTACTGCATGTATAAAGTGGGACCAGTGCTCTCTATGAGT CACGGCATGGGTGTCCCTTCCATCTCCATCATGCTGCATGAGCTCATCAAACTGCTGCACCACGCTCAGTGCCGCGATGTGATCCTGTTTCGCCTGGGAACATCTGGTGGAGTCG GTCTGGCTCCAGGGACAGTGGTGGTCACGGATAAAGCAGTGGACTACTCCTTCCGCCCCCAGTTTGAGCAGGTGGTTCTGGGTAAAGTCATCACCAGGAGCACTGAGCTGGACGAGGGAGTGGCCAACGAGCTTCTGCAGTGCTCCACTGAGCTTCAAAACATCCCCACAGTGATTGGAAACACCATGTGCACCCATGACTTCTATGAAG GTCAAGGTCGACTTGACGGAGCTCTCTGCTCCTTCTCTCATGAGGAAAAGCTGGAGTATCTGAGGAAAGCTCACGATGCTGGAGTGAGGAATATTGAAATGGAGTCCACCGTATTTGCTGCTATGTGCCGCGTCTGTGGCCTCAAAG CGGCTGTGATCTGTGTTGCATTGCTGAACCGCTTCGATGGAGACCAGATCACCGCCTCTCATGACGTTCTGATGGATTACCAGCAGAGACCCCAAGTCCTGGTGTCCCACTTCATCAAGAAACGCCTGGGACATATTGTCTAA